The genomic region ACTTTATTTAAGGTCATAGAAGGAGGAATGGACAAATGACTAAAACAGCCGTTTTCCCGGGAAGCTTTGATCCGGTAACTAATGGACATGTAGATATTATTGAACGCTGTGCAAAGATTTTCGATCACGTTGTTGTGGCTGTGCTTCACAATCAGGCCAAATCCCCATTATTTTCTCTGGAAGAAAAAATAGAACTCCTCCGTTCAGTAACTGCAGAGTGGTCCAACGTTTCCGTAGATGCTTCAAAGGGTTTATTGGTCGATTATGCAAAAGAAAGAAATGCTGAGGTTATTATTCGTGGATTACGTTCAGTCAGTGATTTTGAATATGAAGTACCACAGGCACTAATGAATCGAAAACTGAACAATGATATTGAAACGTTTTTTATGATGACAAAGGATGAGTATTCTGCCGTAAGCTCCAGTTTAGTAAAGGAAATTGCTAAATTTAATGGAGATATTTCAGCGTTCGTTCCAGGTATCGTCAGTGAAAAAGTATACCAAAAAGTCAATGGATAATAGGCTCGGGGGGGCAGAGCCAATTATCCATTTCTGCTTCTGTTAAACATGATCAGTACGCCAATAAGCAGGAAGGTAAGGGTGAACACCGGTCCATAATGCTGAAAATAGTGTAAAATCTCACTCCAGAATGATGGGGCATTTACATAATCCGTAACAGGGACATCTCCACTGGTGGTCTGCTTTACATCAGCATACAGAGGGTTAAATAATATAAGTGCTAATAGACTGGCAAAAATTCCGTGTAAGATTCGGCCGAGAAAATATGGGAAGAAGCGAATATCGGTTTCTGCCAGGATACTTGCAACCTGGGCCTGTACAGAAAGCCCGTTAAAGCCTAATACAAAACAGACAATGATAATTTGCTGTAATAAAGTAGCTGTCGTCTCAGAAGTCATTTGAGCTCCGAGGGTAATTTCAAACAGGCCTGCAATAAAGGGTAAAGATAAAACATCAGGTAAGCCGAAAATCGAAAAAATCGATTGAAATAGCTGACCAATTAAAGGTGTAATATCCATTAAGAGTAATAAACGATTAATAACAGAAAAAACAATGATAAATCCACCGATCATCATTAATGTCTGTATGGAATTGGTAACCGAATCACCTAAAATTTTTCCGAAAGGCCTTTGATCTTTCATTCTTGTTTCATGCAATTCCTGAAAGGCACGTTTAATGGAAAAGGTTCGTTTTATTTGATGACTGTATTCCTGTTTTCCATAAAATCGCATACAGATACCGACAAAAAAGTTTCCCAGATAGTGACACACAGCTAATAGAATTCCCAGTTGTTCATCATGGAAAAATCCAATGGAAATAGCAGCGATGATAAACAACGGGTTGGATGCATTTGTAAAAGAAACGAGTCGTTCTGCTTCTATTTTGGATATTTGCTTTTCCTGTCTGAGTCTGGCTGTTAATTTAGCACCGGATGGATAGCCACTGGCCATTCCCATTGCCCAGACAAAACTGCCCGCACCTGGTACGTTGAATAATGGCCGCATAAAAGGCTCACATAAAACGCCAAAAAAGCGAACGACACCAAAGGCGATCAGAACTTCTGCTGTAATAAAAAATGGGAGGAGTGAAGGAAAAACGATTTCCCACCATAGACCTATTCCGCGTTGGGATGCATCAAGTGCTTCCTTGGGATTTTGAATTATGGCAATCCCGATAAATAGTGCTCCCGATGCAAGGAGTATCGATTTTACTTTTCCATTCATGAAGTTCGTCCTCCTGCAGTATTTAATATGATATTCTGTACGAATCCTCTCCAGGGTAGTAAAATGTTATTGAAGTAAGATTAGCCATCATCGTACAAGCACTTCTATACAATATACGCTCATGAATAAGCTTGTTATGCATATTATGTTTAAAAAGAGCAAAGGGTGGTCAGCTTGGAAAGACCCAAAATCGGCCTGGTGCTTGGATCAGGGGGAGCCAGAGGATTATCACATTTAGGCGTTATCAAAATACTGCAGGATTATCACATTCCCATTGATTACATTGCCGGGAGCAGTATGGGAGCATTAGTAGGTGCTTTATTTGGGGCAGGGCAGTCCATTGAGCATCTATATCAAGCGGCCAAGTATTCCAGAAGAAATTACTTTCTGGATGTTACTGTACCAAAAATGGGTTTTTTTCAAGGCCACCGCATTGAAGAATATGTCCGATTATTTACGCATGGCCGGAAGCTTGAGGACTTTTCCATTCCTGTCAGTATCGTAGCCACAGATTTACATTCGGGAAAAAGAGTGGTGTTTACAGAAGGAGATGCAGCTGAAGCGGTCCGGGCCAGTGTTTCTATTCCTGGTATCTTTGTCCCTGTAAGGAAGGATGGCCGTTTGCTTGTCGATGGGGGTGTCGTTGATCGTGTACCCATTACCGCTGTACAGGAAATGGGAGCAGATATCACCATTGCTGTCGACTGTGCCCATTATCAATCGGTGGCAGAAGTGAACTCCATATATGATGTCATTATGCAAAGTATTGATATCATGCAGGATGAAGTAGTAAAAGCCAGATCAGCAAATGCTGATGTGTTGCTGCGACCAGACGTATCACGTTTTAGTTCACGCGCATTCACCAATATTTCTGAAATCATTCAGGAAGGTGAAAAAGAAACGTTGAAGCATATTGACGTGATCCAAAATAAGCTGAACAACTGGAAGGAGACCCCATAAATATGAAAAATCGATCAACCCAATTAGCTGTTATGGCTATTGTACTCATTATCGTAATCTTTCTGACAACCTATCAGTTGCCCTCTTATGTATATCAGCCGGGCAATGCTTCAGAACTGGACCCTATGGTAACTGTGGAAGAGGGTTATAAAAGCGGGGGAGACATGCATCTTGTAACTGTCAGGGGCGGACAAGCAACACCTGTCTATTATTTATGGTCAATGATGCAGCCCTATCATGATATTCACCCACTGGATGAAATCAGACCAGAAGGCATCAGTCAGGAAGAATACAATCATATTCAAATGGAGTATATGGATTCAAGTCAAAATCAGGCCATTGCTCTTGCTTTTCAAAAGGCGGGCTTAGAGGTTTCCTATGAAAATGAAGGGGTGTATGTATCTTATGTGGAGGATGACATGCCTGCAGGTAAGGTATTCAAAGCTGGTGATAAAATTATCTCTATTGATGGTAAAAAGGTTGAACACTCCGAAGAATCTGTAGAGTATGTGACGAATAAGGAAGAGGGAGAAAGGGTAGACATTGTTCTCCAGCGTAATGGAGAAAAGATGAAAGAGCAGGTAGAGCTTGCCCCGTTTCCGGATCAGCCGGACAAGGTCGGGATGGGCGTTGGCCTGGTTACGAAGAGAAGTATTATCACTGACCCTGAAGTGAAAATTAACAGCCGGAAAATTGGAGGTCCAAGTGCGGGCTTAATGTTTACTCTTGAAATTTTTGATCAATTAACGGAAAAAGATTACACAAAGGGAAAACAAGTGTGTGGAACAGGGACCATTAATCGTGATGGAAAAGTGGGCAGTATAGGAGGTATTGATCAGAAGGTCGTCGCTTCTGATAACGATGGGTGTGACATCTTTTTTGCACCGAATGAAGGCGGAAAGAAAAATTCCAACTATGAAGTAGCCGCTCGGACGGCAAAAGAGATTGAGAGCAGTATGAAGGTTGTGCCCGTCGATACGTTTGAGGATGCCGTCAATTATTTGGAAAACGTAGAATAAATCATAATCAAAAAAGGATTGACGTACAAAGTCAATCCTTTTTTAAGTGTGGCTTATAATGATAGGCGGGCCGACTTCCCGTTTTCGCAATTCTATTTGTTTGGAACGCTGGACGGGCAGGTAATAGGAGTCTGCCGCTTTTTCCTCGATTTCCAGAAAAGGGTGAGTCCCCTGTTGAAGCTGGGAGAGAAGAGGGGGCGCCGTATCCTTTTTCTGTGAGTGCAAATAGGTTCTTCCTTTTTCCGTCATACCTAATACTCTTATGTATGGAGCTTCATGCTGTGATTGTATGGTGTTGATCTCTTCACTGGTTGTATTGGTTAACAGATGAACGAACATTCTTTGTAATCTGGTCCACGTATATCTTTTCGTTTTAATGAGTTCCATCCAGTGCTGAAAGGTTCTGGCCTGTTTAACGGTTTTCTTTAAACGATATTCCAGCCCTTCCTCCATACCATGTATTGCTTGAAGGTTTGCAATGCTGGTGGTTAGGACCTTATATTGTAAGTAGGGAAAGTAGGGTTCCCAGTGATGAAACATACCGGATTTCTTTTTGTATTCTGTAAGTAAATGGTACGTTGCAGGCGGGATGGAGTCTTTGACCGGCTCCTGAATTTCCATGGTTTTTAAGATCTCGTTTCGAATGCTTGTGGCACTCGCGATGTCCTGTTTGATTTCCTGATCATGGTAACCGCTTTTTGTTCTTCGGATCGTTTCAGGTTTCATGGTCTTTTTCTCATCAAAGATTGCTTTTACATAGCTGAAACCTAAAATATTATTCGGCTGAGTCAGGTCCAAATGATCGGATTTTAATCCAATGTATTTATAAGCCTTTCTGCCGGCTTCAGGAAAGGAGTATCCTTTTCTTAAAAACTCCTGCAGAATCGTCTTATAATCTTCTTCCTTTTGTTTATACTGTTGGTAGGATTGAATAAATGGGTCAATGTCTCCTAGTTCACTTCCAAAAACAACAGTATCAGCACGTAAACTGTCAAGCGTTAAAACTGCTCCTTTTGCGAATAAATCCGCATGCTGTACGGCGAATACATAGGGTAGTTCGAGCACAAGATCCATCCCTGATTTCAGAGCTGCCTCCGCACGATGCCATTTATCGACAATGGCTGGTTCACCACGCTGAAGAAAGTTGCCGCTCATGACACCAATAACAACATCTGAGTTCGTCTTTTTCCTGGCTTCTTCCAGATGATAGACATGGCCATTATGAAATGGATTATATTCAACAATTAAACCACAAGCCTTCATGATTCATATACTCCCTTTCACATTACTCTACTTCTATTGAGAAGGAACGGACGGGAAAAGTCAAGTATAATCAAGAAGAGAACGAATGGGAGGAAAAAGCGATCGGAATAAGATAGACCTGTTAAGAAAAAATATTGACAAAATGCGCTTTTCCTTTTAAAATAACTCTTGTTGCCATGAGGTGATGATTCATGAAAATTTCGATTCAAAAAATCAAAGCAAAGTCACCTCTTCCATTAGAAGAAGATGTTGATGTATCTGAATTGGAAGAGCTGAACAATGACATTCGTAAAATTCCACCCGTTCATGTGAATGGTGAAGCAACCACACAGGGAAATCAAATCACCTTTGATTTAACTATATCAGGAACAATGATTCTTCCTTGTGCCCGGACGCTTGCGGATGTGGAGTATCCTTTTACGATTAAGGCTGTCGAGATATTTTCCACTTCTCCTTATCATAAAGAGGGAGAAGATGAAATACATGAAGTTCATGGAGAAGTGCTTGACTTAACGCCTTATATTAAGGAAAATATTTTATTAGAAGTCCCTTTGCAAGTTTTTGCGGATGATGTGGAAGAGAAAACTGTAGATGAAGGTCAAGGCTGGAATCTGGTTGATGAGAATTCCAAACAAGAGCCAAAAATAGATCCAAGACTTGCAAAGTTAAATCAGTTTTTTGATGATTCATCAAACCAGAAAGACTGATCGTTGTTTTGTTTATATTAAGGAGGTGTAACACATGGCAGTACCAAAGAGAAGAACTTCTAAAAAGAAAAAGAACATGCGTCGTACACATAAAAAGCTACATGTACCAGGCATGGTAGAATGCCCAAACTGTGGAGAATATAAAAAATCCCACCATGTTTGTGCTTCATGTGGACATTACGATGGTAAAGAGGTAGTTGAGAAGTAAAGAACAGCAAAGAGGATGTCTCATAGCGAGGCATCCTCTTTTTTAAGTGTCTAGGAAATTATAAAATAAACAGATTGTGGATGATATAGACATGAGAGGCGACGTCCGGCTACAGCGACCAGCGACTAGCGAGACTTCCTTCACCTCCGTCCGATAAGTCAACATCGACTCACAAGGTTCGTCGTGTTTCCTTTATCTCCTACGGCTCAGTCCAGTCCGTACGTCGCTAAACGGGCGCTTCCGCCTTTGTTCTAGGGGGGATATTTTGTTTGATACAATCCGCTATGAATATGATTCGCAGGACCACTTCGCTAAGATTACGTTAAATCGTCCTGAAAAACGGAATGCTGTCTCTCTGGAAATGGGAAGGGAATTAAATGAGATTTTGGATAACCTCTCACAAAATAAAGAGTTGAAATTCTTAGTCATCACCGGTTCCGGTAACAAGTCCTTTTGTGCCGGTGGAGATTTGTATGATTTCCACGGGGCCATGGATGAGGGTAAGGCATATGAACAATTACGCAGACTGAAAACCGTTCTTTATAAGCTTGCTTCTTTTCCTTTGCCGACCATCTGTATATTAAATGGAGATGCAAGAGGAGGCGGCTGCGAGCTTGCTACGGCATGTGATTTTCGCTTCGCTGAGAAGAACACCAGACACGGGTTTATTCAGGGAAAACTCGGAATAACACCTGGATGGGGTGGAGGAGTTCTTTTGTATAAAAGAATACTGCCCTTGTTAGCTTATCAATGGCTGCTTGAGTCAGATATGAGGGATGCCGGGCAATTACAGCAGATGGGATGGATACAGAAGCTTTTTTCAGAAGGTCAGGGTATAAATGAGCTTGTTAAACCTTTTATAGAGAAACAAAGGGCACAACTCCATTCCTTTAAAAAGCAATACATAAATCAGTATTCTCTTGACCAGCTGGCGGATGACATGGATATGGAAGTGAAGAACTGCGCACGTTTATGGGTTTCGGATGAACACAAACAAGCCGTAGAAGCGTTTTTTAAGAGGGGCCGAAAAAAATAGTCTACCATACCTGTTTCTTGCATAGATTGATAGTAAAAGAAATAGGAGGGATAGAATGGTCCATAATAGACAGGATGCCTGGACAGAGGATGAAGATAGACAGCTGGCAGAAACCGTTCTCCAATTTATACGGGATGGCAGAACTCAGCTTGAAGCTTTTGAAGAGGTAGCCAGACAATTATCCAGAACGTCAGCAGCCTGCGGGTTTCGCTGGAATGCCACAGTCAGGAAGCAATATGATCAGGAGATTCTTTTAGCCAAAAAAGAGCGAAGAAAAAAGGCCTCCCCCAAAGCTTCAGAAGAGAGCAGTGCCTCACAGGAACAGCCATTTGAATTTGATGAAGCCATTGATTTGCTGAAAAAAATAAAGCAGACTTATGAAACCAGTACGAGTTCATCTGATATCGTTGATGAGCGGATGCAGGAGATTGCCCGGGAAAATGAAATCCTGCGTAAAAAAATTGAGAAATATGAAGAGGCACTTAGACAGATTATGACGATATGGGAAACGGTTTCCACTGAGAGTGATAAAAGGCAAGGCTGAATGAGATAAGCCTTGCCTTTCGTTCGTTATGTCAGTATCCGGACAGGATTACTGAGTCCGATTTTGTTCTTCTACGCCATCCGGCAGCCAAATTAATGGGTTTTCCCCTAAGTCACGCTCCATATCATAGTGAACCTTTTGAAAGTCCATTTTCTCCCAGAAGCTGTGTGAATTAATGCGAGGATTGGTTTTAATTGGGAGTTTGAAGCTTTTGGCAAAATCAACAAGTTCCCGGCCTAATCCCTTTCCACGATAATCATAGAGTACTTCCAATTTCCAGAGTTCGAGATAATCCTGTGGTGGTTCAAAGTATTCATCATATTTTTTATTAATTCGATACAAACTCATTCTTGCTACGAGTGAGTTTCCGTAATAGATCCCGTAAAAAGGGGATTCACTGTTATTTTCCACCATATTGTTTTCCAGATCTTCCAGCATGGATAATTCCTGAATCCCATATTCCTTAAAGCGTTTAAATTCTTCCAGTGTTTTATAATTAATTAATAATCGTTCTACTTTAACCGTTTTCATTTTTCTAATCCCCCTAACCCCTTATGGTTTATACTTTTATTATAATATAAAATGGACCGAAACAAAATGTTTAATAATATAAATGTTCAAAAAACTGAAAAACCTTAAACACCAGGAAAAAAGTCTGGTAAAATGTACAGGAGAAAAGGAGGGGGGGACAAATATGGATATCGGGATTATCGGTGCAGGTTCAATAGGACTTTTGCTGGCAGCTTATCTGGCCAAAGACCATCAGGTGACCTGCTATGTGCGCAGGGAGGAACAGAAACATCAGATCCGGAGAAATGGTGTAGTATTACACAATTCCCGGCATAACCCCCACAAGACTTTCAGGGTGAATGCGGAAAAACTGGAAGCATTGGGCAGGCATGACTTTTATATGGTCTGTGTCAAATATCCGCAACTAGCGGATGTTTTGCAGATGTTGGAAGAAAAAGCAGATACTCAGAAACCTGTCCTTTTTATCCAAAATGGTATGGCACATGTTGATTTGATCTCCCGTATGAAGCGGACGGTTTTTGTCGCTGTTTTAGATCACGGAGCTAAGCGCAGGAATGACTATACTGTTATACATACAGGAAAAGGAAGTGTTCAGACAGGGGTCATAGATAGGCGGGGGGAAACACTCCTTCAGAATAAGTTAAAGGCCTTACATACGGTTGAATTTCCCTGGTTTTATCATGATGACCCTGTAAAACTGCTGAGAAGGAAACTGGTAGTTAATGCCGTCATAAATCCACTGACAGCCCTATTTGATGTTCAAAATGGGGAGATTCTTACCAATCCCTATTTATACCACCTTGCGAAAGGCTTATGTGAAGAGACTTGTCAGGTGCTGGAGCTTGAGTTTGATCAAAACTGGGAGTATGTACAAAATGTAGCAGACCGGACAAAGCTGAATTCTTCCTCTATGAGAGAGGATATTCGGCGTGGAAATCCCTCTGAAATTGAGACCATCAGTGGTTATATTATGAATCAGGACTGGGGCTCTCAATATACGTATACCTCTTTTGTCTATAACGGAATAATGGCAAAGGAACGTTCGGGGAGGGAGACTTTTGATTGATATGATCGCCATAATCGTCGCGACAATCACGACTCTGCCATTTCTGGTTTTTATTTTAAGCTATTATCTAATCAAAAAAATGACAAGCAATGATAGAAAGGCAGTAAGAACCAGTGCAGATATGACAACCTTTATTCTTATTCTATCGGTTACCTTCAGTTTCCAGATGGGAATCAATTTGAATATATTCTGGTGGATCATTGTCTTTATGCTATTTCTTCTTGCATTATTTGTTTTTTTACAGTGGAAATATCAACAGGAGATTATTATAAGAACCGTTGTAAAGCGATTCTGGAGAGTGTCCTTTTTTATTTTCAGCTTTTTATATCTCTTTGGCGTCGTTTATGGAATTATTTATCGGATCATGATCTGACTAAACAGAAGAGATGCAACAGGGAGCCGTTTTCGTTACAATAACAAAAGATGCATTAATCTGGCAGTCAAAAGGAGAAGGATGTATGAGAGTCAAGCCGATTTCACTAGAGAATCAATCGAAACTCGTAACGGATTACAGGAATCGTAAACAGAATATTTTGCAGTATTTCCATTATGATCCATTTGATAAAAAAGTGTTTGCGCAGCGGTTGAAGGATATAGCTGCGATGAAATATAAGCGTGAAGAACTTAGTGACGTGCTGAAGAAGTGCAATCATAAATGGGGAGCAGGAGAAAAGACCCTTTCCAATATTGAACGCCTGAAGGATGAAAAAAGTGTTACGGTAGTGGGCGGACAACAGGCAGGCTTACTGACCGGGCCATTATATTCCATACATAAAATGATCAGCATTATTAAACTTGCACGTGAACAGGAAGAAGCCCTGGGTGTACCAGTTATACCGCTGTTTTGGATTGCGGGTGAGGATCATGATTACGAAGAGATTAATCATGTGTATCTTCCCCGTGGTGATCGAATGAAAAAATTCAGAACCCTGCAACAGCAGGTAGAAAAAAAATCGGTATCTCACATGAAACTTGATCAGGAAGTCACCGGGCAATGGCTGGATAATTTGTTTGGAAACCTTAAGGAAACCCAATATACAAAGGAACTGCACAAAAAATTAAAAGAGCTTATCAAACATAGTGAAACGTTCGTTGATTTTTTTGCACAGGTCACCTTTGCTTTGTTCCGGGATGAAGGACTTGTTCTCCTTGATTCTGGGGATCCGGAAATTCGCGGGCTAGAAAGTGAATATTTTCAGTCGATGATGACGCATCAGCCTGAAATCGCCTCAGGAGTTGCAGAAGCGCTCCACCAGACCAGTCAATCAGGGTATACCATTCCGGTAGATGCTGACAATACGGATGGCCATTTATTCTATCATCACAATGGGGAGAGGGTATTGCTTACTGTAAATGAAGGAGACTGGACCGGGAAAAACGGCGAGTGTTCGCTTACAGATGATGAAATAAGGGAAATCGCTGAACATTCCCCGGAATTGTTGAGCAATAATGTCGTCACCAGACCGATGATGCAGGAGCTTCTGCTGCCTGTCCTGGCCTTTGTTGGTGGAGGAGGAGAGGTTGCCTACTGGTCCCTTTTAAAAGCAGGATTTGA from Virgibacillus sp. MSP4-1 harbors:
- a CDS encoding SepM family pheromone-processing serine protease, which encodes MKNRSTQLAVMAIVLIIVIFLTTYQLPSYVYQPGNASELDPMVTVEEGYKSGGDMHLVTVRGGQATPVYYLWSMMQPYHDIHPLDEIRPEGISQEEYNHIQMEYMDSSQNQAIALAFQKAGLEVSYENEGVYVSYVEDDMPAGKVFKAGDKIISIDGKKVEHSEESVEYVTNKEEGERVDIVLQRNGEKMKEQVELAPFPDQPDKVGMGVGLVTKRSIITDPEVKINSRKIGGPSAGLMFTLEIFDQLTEKDYTKGKQVCGTGTINRDGKVGSIGGIDQKVVASDNDGCDIFFAPNEGGKKNSNYEVAARTAKEIESSMKVVPVDTFEDAVNYLENVE
- the coaD gene encoding pantetheine-phosphate adenylyltransferase, which produces MTKTAVFPGSFDPVTNGHVDIIERCAKIFDHVVVAVLHNQAKSPLFSLEEKIELLRSVTAEWSNVSVDASKGLLVDYAKERNAEVIIRGLRSVSDFEYEVPQALMNRKLNNDIETFFMMTKDEYSAVSSSLVKEIAKFNGDISAFVPGIVSEKVYQKVNG
- a CDS encoding patatin-like phospholipase family protein, with product MERPKIGLVLGSGGARGLSHLGVIKILQDYHIPIDYIAGSSMGALVGALFGAGQSIEHLYQAAKYSRRNYFLDVTVPKMGFFQGHRIEEYVRLFTHGRKLEDFSIPVSIVATDLHSGKRVVFTEGDAAEAVRASVSIPGIFVPVRKDGRLLVDGGVVDRVPITAVQEMGADITIAVDCAHYQSVAEVNSIYDVIMQSIDIMQDEVVKARSANADVLLRPDVSRFSSRAFTNISEIIQEGEKETLKHIDVIQNKLNNWKETP
- the rpmF gene encoding 50S ribosomal protein L32 yields the protein MAVPKRRTSKKKKNMRRTHKKLHVPGMVECPNCGEYKKSHHVCASCGHYDGKEVVEK
- a CDS encoding nucleotidyltransferase; protein product: MKACGLIVEYNPFHNGHVYHLEEARKKTNSDVVIGVMSGNFLQRGEPAIVDKWHRAEAALKSGMDLVLELPYVFAVQHADLFAKGAVLTLDSLRADTVVFGSELGDIDPFIQSYQQYKQKEEDYKTILQEFLRKGYSFPEAGRKAYKYIGLKSDHLDLTQPNNILGFSYVKAIFDEKKTMKPETIRRTKSGYHDQEIKQDIASATSIRNEILKTMEIQEPVKDSIPPATYHLLTEYKKKSGMFHHWEPYFPYLQYKVLTTSIANLQAIHGMEEGLEYRLKKTVKQARTFQHWMELIKTKRYTWTRLQRMFVHLLTNTTSEEINTIQSQHEAPYIRVLGMTEKGRTYLHSQKKDTAPPLLSQLQQGTHPFLEIEEKAADSYYLPVQRSKQIELRKREVGPPIIISHT
- the ylbJ gene encoding sporulation integral membrane protein YlbJ, with protein sequence MNGKVKSILLASGALFIGIAIIQNPKEALDASQRGIGLWWEIVFPSLLPFFITAEVLIAFGVVRFFGVLCEPFMRPLFNVPGAGSFVWAMGMASGYPSGAKLTARLRQEKQISKIEAERLVSFTNASNPLFIIAAISIGFFHDEQLGILLAVCHYLGNFFVGICMRFYGKQEYSHQIKRTFSIKRAFQELHETRMKDQRPFGKILGDSVTNSIQTLMMIGGFIIVFSVINRLLLLMDITPLIGQLFQSIFSIFGLPDVLSLPFIAGLFEITLGAQMTSETTATLLQQIIIVCFVLGFNGLSVQAQVASILAETDIRFFPYFLGRILHGIFASLLALILFNPLYADVKQTTSGDVPVTDYVNAPSFWSEILHYFQHYGPVFTLTFLLIGVLIMFNRSRNG
- a CDS encoding RsfA family transcriptional regulator; this translates as MVHNRQDAWTEDEDRQLAETVLQFIRDGRTQLEAFEEVARQLSRTSAACGFRWNATVRKQYDQEILLAKKERRKKASPKASEESSASQEQPFEFDEAIDLLKKIKQTYETSTSSSDIVDERMQEIARENEILRKKIEKYEEALRQIMTIWETVSTESDKRQG
- a CDS encoding DUF177 domain-containing protein, with translation MKISIQKIKAKSPLPLEEDVDVSELEELNNDIRKIPPVHVNGEATTQGNQITFDLTISGTMILPCARTLADVEYPFTIKAVEIFSTSPYHKEGEDEIHEVHGEVLDLTPYIKENILLEVPLQVFADDVEEKTVDEGQGWNLVDENSKQEPKIDPRLAKLNQFFDDSSNQKD
- a CDS encoding DUF3397 domain-containing protein; the protein is MIAIIVATITTLPFLVFILSYYLIKKMTSNDRKAVRTSADMTTFILILSVTFSFQMGINLNIFWWIIVFMLFLLALFVFLQWKYQQEIIIRTVVKRFWRVSFFIFSFLYLFGVVYGIIYRIMI
- a CDS encoding N-acetyltransferase; translated protein: MKTVKVERLLINYKTLEEFKRFKEYGIQELSMLEDLENNMVENNSESPFYGIYYGNSLVARMSLYRINKKYDEYFEPPQDYLELWKLEVLYDYRGKGLGRELVDFAKSFKLPIKTNPRINSHSFWEKMDFQKVHYDMERDLGENPLIWLPDGVEEQNRTQ
- a CDS encoding enoyl-CoA hydratase/isomerase family protein; this translates as MFDTIRYEYDSQDHFAKITLNRPEKRNAVSLEMGRELNEILDNLSQNKELKFLVITGSGNKSFCAGGDLYDFHGAMDEGKAYEQLRRLKTVLYKLASFPLPTICILNGDARGGGCELATACDFRFAEKNTRHGFIQGKLGITPGWGGGVLLYKRILPLLAYQWLLESDMRDAGQLQQMGWIQKLFSEGQGINELVKPFIEKQRAQLHSFKKQYINQYSLDQLADDMDMEVKNCARLWVSDEHKQAVEAFFKRGRKK
- a CDS encoding 2-dehydropantoate 2-reductase, coding for MDIGIIGAGSIGLLLAAYLAKDHQVTCYVRREEQKHQIRRNGVVLHNSRHNPHKTFRVNAEKLEALGRHDFYMVCVKYPQLADVLQMLEEKADTQKPVLFIQNGMAHVDLISRMKRTVFVAVLDHGAKRRNDYTVIHTGKGSVQTGVIDRRGETLLQNKLKALHTVEFPWFYHDDPVKLLRRKLVVNAVINPLTALFDVQNGEILTNPYLYHLAKGLCEETCQVLELEFDQNWEYVQNVADRTKLNSSSMREDIRRGNPSEIETISGYIMNQDWGSQYTYTSFVYNGIMAKERSGRETFD
- the bshC gene encoding bacillithiol biosynthesis cysteine-adding enzyme BshC; translation: MRVKPISLENQSKLVTDYRNRKQNILQYFHYDPFDKKVFAQRLKDIAAMKYKREELSDVLKKCNHKWGAGEKTLSNIERLKDEKSVTVVGGQQAGLLTGPLYSIHKMISIIKLAREQEEALGVPVIPLFWIAGEDHDYEEINHVYLPRGDRMKKFRTLQQQVEKKSVSHMKLDQEVTGQWLDNLFGNLKETQYTKELHKKLKELIKHSETFVDFFAQVTFALFRDEGLVLLDSGDPEIRGLESEYFQSMMTHQPEIASGVAEALHQTSQSGYTIPVDADNTDGHLFYHHNGERVLLTVNEGDWTGKNGECSLTDDEIREIAEHSPELLSNNVVTRPMMQELLLPVLAFVGGGGEVAYWSLLKAGFEALGLKVPPVLPRLSFTLIDPKREKTLRSLALSVDHVIQNGVDVERIAWLKRQTHAPVEEVSDQVKLTIEKVHEPLRDIAKEAGDDVAQLADKNLTHLLREVEYLEQRIDYSIRMKHQETVQKFNDLELFLYPEGGLQERTWNVLYWLNTYGEDWIHELMDKEMEWESSHYVLYL